The nucleotide sequence AGCGCCCCAGCCAATCCATGCTGTACTCCTTTTCGCGGCGGGCGAGGTCCTCTTTGGTCTTCGCGATAATCTCATCCAGAATCATTACTTTCCTTGTGTTGTTTTACGTTGGCGTTTCATGCACTCGGCAATGGCTTTGACATGCTTTTCGAGTTCGGGGTCCGTCTCGCCGCCCATCGCCTTGAGCGCTTTTTTCATCGTCGCGTCGGCTTCGCTGCAGCGGCCGAGTTTGTAGTACCCCCAGGCGAGCGAATCGAGGTAGAAGGGCGATCCGGGTTCCTGCTGCAGCGCCGCTTTGACATAGCCAATCCCCGCTTCCGGGTCAACGTCGTTGTCGATCAGCAGGTAGCCAAGGTAGTTCAGCATCAGGGCGTCTTTTTCGCTTTTGACGGCCGTCTTCAGCTTCTCGACGGTCTCGGCCACCAGCTTCGGGTCACGCTTGTCCTCCGCCCCTTCGAAGGCGAAAATCGCGCTCTGCCCCAGGTAGTTCGCATCGCCGTTCTCCTTATAGAGGTTTTCGGCCAGTTCGGAAGCCGCGGCGTACTCCTTGGCATTGATATAGAGTTTGAGCAGCAGGGCATCGTCCGTATGATGCTGTTCAAGGAAGTGTTTCAGCGGAACCATGTCGTTTTGGTAGCTGTAGATGCGGACGATGGCATCGGCCACGTCTTTGGAAGGGTAGTTGCTGTAAAGGCGCAGGTAGGTGCCCAGCATCCCCTCGATATTGTTCTGCTCGCTGTAGAGCCCCGCCAGCCGTTTGCAGATGCGTTCGGAGCAGCCGTTGAGGCGGATATGCGTCTCAAGCTGGGCGATGGCGTCCTTCTGCCGGTCGAGGTTGACGTAGAGGATCACGGCCATCCGGTCGAGGACCATCTCATCGTAATCAATGTCGTAGGCACTCTCCAGGTAGCGCAGCGCCGTGTTGTACTGCTTCTGCTGGGCGTAGATCTCGGAGACGCCGATATAATCCTGCTTCGCCTTCGTCTGTTCCAGCAGAGCCAGGGCTGCGACCTCGGCTGCTTTCATCTCCCCCTTGCCGATCAGGGCACGGATGCGGTAGCGCTCCACCTGGGCATCGAACCCCTCCTGCTCGCGGAACGATGCGGTGTTTTCCAGCACGTCGTCGTACTGTTTGGCATGCAGCAGGTTTTCAAAGAAGTGGTCGCGGTAGGGGACGCGCGGCGCTTTCTCATACAGCACCGCGTAAAGCTGCGCCGCCGTCGCGTACTGTCCGTGCGCCTCCGCGTCAAGGGCAAAGAGGGTGTAGGCGTCCTCTTCGTCGAAGGCCTTCGTCTGCGGCGAGAGCGCCGGCTCTTTCAGGCTGCACCCGGTGAGGACCAGCAGCAGGGCTCCGCTCAGAAGGGCCGACTTAAACATCGACGATCCCCGGGCACTCCCGCTTGAGCTCATCGACGCGGGTCTTGTAATACTCCCAGAAGGGGAAGGTACGGCACTGGAGGGGACGGGCCGTGTAGACGCCGCAGCCGTTCGTTTCACGGTCGAAAAAGATGCAGTCGTGCGACATGCCGACGATCTTCTCTTTGAGCGAGAACTTGTAGCCCCGTTTTTCAAGGTAGGTGCGGCGGAAGTCCGCCTCCTCCATCGACAGCGCACCCGCCAGTGCCCGGATCTCGTCGGGGGAGACGAAGATATTGCCGCTTTCGCCGGTGCAGCAGCGCCCGCCGCACCCGGCGCAGGCGGAAGGGTCGAACGCGTAGGGGTAGCCGTCTTCTTTTATCATAGGGTGCATTTTATACTGTGCGTCCTTGCATCGCGGTAGACCTGCAGGCTCTTGGCGGAAAACTCATCTTCGTCAAAGGCGAAAATCGGCGGCCGGACGCGCATGAGCGAACGGGAGTTTTTCCGGGCGTGCAGCATCACCAGGGTCGCGTTGCGATCCGGTTTCGAATGAACGAATTGTACATCAACCACTCTTAATTTGGCGCGTTCGCAGGCGGCGCAGAGGTGGGCGAACTGCTGGGGGTCGTAACAGAGCATCAGGTGCCCCTGCGGCCGCAGGAGCTTCGCGGCATGGGAGATGAACGCATCTATGGGAAGGTGCAGGTTGTAGCGCGCCGTGTGCACCATCTCATTCTCCGAGCGCGAGGCCCCCTCGTGGTAGAAGGGGGGATTGGAGACGATGTACTCGAACCCTTCGGGGTCGTTAAACGTGAGAAAATCCGTGTGGTGAACCCGGTAGCCGATCCCGTTCACTTCCGCGTTCTTCGAGGCGTACTGCACGAAAGCGTCCTGCTTCTCCACCGCCTCGAGCCGCACTTTCGGGTTGTCGCGGGCTACCAGCAGCCCAACGACGCCGCAGCCGGCCCCCACGTCGAGCATGCGGCCCCGCGGTGCGAAAGAGGAGATGAAGTCGTAGAGGAAAATCGAGTCACTGTTGTAGCAGTACCCCTCCTGCGGCTGGTAAAGCAGCATCGAACGCCTTTTGATTTATAATTCCGTCATTATACAGTGCCGCGGCGTTCTCGCCCAAAAGAAAGGATTCGCATGATCATCATCCCCGCCCGTCTGGCTTCGACCCGCTTCCCGCAAAAAGTCCTGGCGGATATCGGCGGCCTGCCGATGGTCGTCCGCACGGCGCGGCAGGTCGCGCACCTCGACAACGTCGTCGTCGCCGCCGATGACGAAAGCATCATCGAGGTCTGCAAGGCCCACGGCGTGAAGGCGATGCTTACCTCGACAACGCACAAAAGCGGCACCGACCGCATCAACGAGTGCGCCCAGCTGCTCGACATCCCCGACGACGAACTCGTCATCAACATCCAGGCCGACGAGCCCTTTATCGAGCCGGAGGTCCTGACCCTGCTGATCGACCGCCTTGGTGCCCTCAAAGCGGAAGGGCGCCCTTTTGTCATGGGCAGCTGCTACAATGCCGTCAACGCGGAAGCCGCCGACGACCCGAATCTCGTCAAGGTCGTCGTGAACGCGAAGCATGACGCCATCTACTTCTCCCGCTCCAAGATCCCCTACAACCGCGGCGGCGGGGCGACCTACTTCGGCCATATCGGCATCTACGGCTTTACCAAGAAGAGCCTGCACGATTTCTGCGCCCTCGACGACGCCCCGATCGAGGACATCGAAAAGCTCGAACAGCTTCGCGCGATTCACCACGGGCTGCCCATCAGCATGGTCAAAGTCGCCAGCACTGGTTTCGGCATCGACACGCCGGAGGACCTGGCACGGGCCAAAGAGATCTTCGGAGTCCAGTAAAGCGGATCCGTTACCGATCAAATGCACAGCGGCATCTTCGTATACATGCCGGATTACGCGACAGACTGATACGATTGATAGATCGATCAAACAGATTTAAAAGTGATATGGGTATTTAAAGGGAAGAAAAAATATTTCCGGCAGGGGCCGGAAATGTAGAAGAAAGTTAGATGTTGTCGCGGATACCGAGATCGGCAACAAGTTTGTCGTATGCAGGGCGGTTTGTGCGTTTGAAGTAACGCATCAGACGGCGGCGCTGACCGACGAGTTTGAGCAGACCGAGGCGTGACGCGTGGTCTTTCTTGAAAGTTTTGAGGTGTTCAGTCAGTTCAGCAATACGTGTGCTGAGCAGTGCGATCTGCACTTCTGAAGAACCAGTGTCGTTTTCGTTACGTCCGAATTTTTTAACAATCTCTTGTTTTTTCGCCGCATCCAAAGCCATAATAGCCTCCTGAGGGTATAATAAATTTTCCGTTCACAATCGAACAAGGGCGAAATTATAGCGAATGTTTCCTGTTTTGGCAATCTTCCCGGACTGCTCGAAGACGTTTTTTACTAAACCCATACTCTATAGTCGATTTTTTTGAGCTACGCTTTAGAGTAATCGGATATAATTTCTCTTAATTAAATCAGATCTCGTGTACCTTGGGATCGGAAAGTGACACCATGCTCATTACCCGTGCCAGCGAATACGCCCTGCTCTCGCTCATCGTCCTGGCCAAGGCCGAGAAGCCCCTCGACGCCGACACCCTCTCCCGGGATCTCGACATCTCCAAGAGTTTTCTCGCGAAGATCCTGCAGTCGATGGCACGCAACGGCATCCTCAACTCTTTCAAGGGCGCCAACGGCGGATTTGCCCTAGCGAAGGACATGCACGACATCACCATCAGGGACATCACCTGCGCCGCCGAGGGGAAGAACCCCTCCGTCTTCGACTGTTCCAAATCCCAGAAAGACTGCCCCTCCGACAAGGCATCCACCTGTCAGATCTGGCCCGTCGTCAACCGGCTTCAGGGCAAGATCGACACTTTCCTGGAGGGATTGACCCTCGCCGACCTGATCGAACAGTAACCAATAGAAAGGCCATTGTGACCATTTACCACCTCTCCCATATCGACCTCGACGGCTACAGCTGCCAGCTTGTCATGCAGCATACGCCCCATACCATGCATTTTTACAACGCCAACTACGGCGAAGAGGTCCCCGAACGCCTGCGCCAGATCGTCGAGGCGCTTGAACACGAACGCGAAGCGATGATCCTCGTCACCGACCTGAACCTGACCCCCGACGAGTCCCGCTGGCTCGACGGCGAAGTGAAACGCTTCAACGAAACGGGTAAAAAGATCACCCTGCAGCTGCTCGACCACCACGGCAGCGGCAAGGAGAGCGCAGCACGCTACGGCTGGTACCTGCTCGATACCGACCGCAGCGCCACGAAGATCACCTATGAATTCGCCAAAGAACAGGGGTGGCTGCAGGAGGAGCCCGCGTGGATGGAGGCCTATGTCGCCGTTGTCAACGCCGTCGACCTCTGGCTGCAGCATGAAGCGGAGAACTTCGAATACGGAAAGGTCCTCATGCGCCTCGTGAGCGAGACCCGCGAACTGGGCCGGACCCTCTTTGCGGAGCAGGACCGCACCTACAAGCTGCGCCTGCTCACCGAAGCCGCGGCGATGATCGATCTTCCCGACGCCCCGATCGTGCTCGATGAGAAGATCCACCTGATGAAAAAGGGGTTTTTCCGCGAAGAGGAGAACAATACCCTCGACAACCTCGTCACGAAGTACATCGTCTCCCTCATGGGAGAGAAACGCAAGGAGATGACGATCTACTACAAAGGGTACCGCGGCTTTTTAAGCTATGCCGTCGGCAACACTTCCATCATCGGCAACGGCTTTCTCGTCGCCTACCCCGAGTATGATTTCATTGTCGACATCAGCCCCCGCGGGACGATGAGCCTGCGTGCCAACAACCAGGTCGACGTCTCCCTTATCGCCAAAGAGTGGGCGGGCGGCGGCGGACACCCCAACGCCTCCGGCGGCCGGATCCAGGGCTTCAAAGAGCAGTTCCGCTACGACAAGGTCAAAGCGCAGATCGAATCACTGATCGCCAAGCGCGAATCCGTCTCCGGGAAACTGCCGCAGAAAAGCGAATAGACCCCTAGCGGTTTTTCGCGAAATAGCGCTCCACACCCTCTGCCAGGCCCCTGGCAAAATAATCCTGATACGTATTGCTGTGAATACGCACCGCCTCTTTGGGGTGGGTAATAAAGCCTATTTCGACGAGGACCGCCGGCATCTGCGCGCCGACCAGAACCCAGAACGGCCCCTCACGCACCCCGGCATCCTTTACCTCTTTGTAACGGGCCCGCAGCGACGAGAGTACGCTGGATTGCAGGTCTATTGCCAGTTTGTGTGACGCGACGATCTTTTCGGAGTTGAGGACGTTCAAAAAGGTGCTCTTGCCGTAAAAATCCATATCCTCGACTTCCGCCTTGTTCTCCAGGGCCGCGGCATTCGTTGCCCGCTTGGAACGCGACGGGGAGAGAAAGTAGGTCTCGATGCCGTACGCCTTGCGCGCCTTGCTTTTGGGCACGGCGTTGGCATGCAGGGAGATGAAAAGGTCCGCTTTCTTCTTGTTGGCGTAGCCCGTACGGTTGCGCAGCTTGATGAACTTGTCGTTGCTGCGGGTCATGTAGACGGTGTAGCCGCGTTCGCGCAAACGTGAGGCCGTCTTCGCCGCCAGGGAGAGGACGATCTCCTTCTCCTTGTAACGGTTGTGCCCGACGGCCCCGCCGTCCTTGCCCCCGTGGCCCGGGTCGATGACGATTACCCGCTCTTTGTTGCGGGCCTGGCCCGGGCTTGCCACCGGCACGTGCTTGGGCGACGTCACCCCGGAGAGCCCGGCACGTACCGTCAGTGTCTTTTCCACTTTTGCAAAGCGCACCGGCAGCGCCTTGGAACTTTCCAGAACCAGGCGGATGGTCTGCGGTTTGTACTGGGTCAGGCTGATGCGCTTGAGCTCGCGGTGGGTCAGTGTATGGGACTTATCCAGAACGGCGTGAATGTCCAGGACGTAGCGGTAGCCGTGCTTGCCGCTTTTTTTCAGCTTGAAGAAGTTGACATCCCTGTTCGAGAGCGGTTTCTCAAAATGGAACACGAGATTGCCGCTGTCCCATTCGACCTCTTCCAGACGGTTCTGCCCCTTTATGCTCGGTGCTTTCACCTTTGGTGTTTCAGCTTCCGGCTCCGGTGCTGCCGCCGGAGCCGGCACGGTTTTGGGTTCGGGCGCGGGCAGGGTTTTGAGTTTTCTGCTGTAGTCGCTGACGTCGATATGCAGCGCGCTGCCGCTGGCAACGATCCCCTCGAGCGCACGGCGTTTCTTCGCCGTATCGCCTTCCATCGTTGCGTCCATATAGGCCGCTTTAAAGGTATCGTACGCCTGGAAGATTTCGGACTGTTTGTTAGAGTGGAGCGCGGCTTCCGCCTCGGAGACGGTCATCGCGTTGAGGGACGTACCAAGCAGTACGGCAGCGGTGGTGATCAGGCAGAGCCGCTTCAGCGTCATCAGGGCCTATTCGCCTTCGGTCAGCTTCTTCATCAGGTCGGCCACGCTGATGAGCTCGTTGATCCGGTAGCCGTTCGTGCCGGAGAAGAAGAGGCCGAGCTCGGTATTCCCCTCGTAGGCATCGCTGAGGCGGTCGGCGATACAGAAGCCGACCGCTTTCGCCTCGACCCCGCGTTCGCAGGGGGCGACGCAGTTCGAGATACACTTGATCGCAGGTCCGGTGCGCGTCTCGATCAGGCTGCTCAGGTTGGTACGCACCCCTCTGGCCGGGTAGCCGACCGGGGATTTCATGAGGTGGATATCCTCTTCTTTGGCTTCGAGCAGAACCTTTTTGAAGTTCGGGTGGGCGTCGCATTCGTACGTACCGATGAAACGGGTACCCATCTGTACCCCTTTGGCACCCAGTTCCATCATCTCCTCGATGTCCTTCTTGTCCCAGATGCCCCCGGCGGCAATGACCGGGATATCGCCCCAGGTCGCGGCCTCTTCGACAACGGGCTTGACGAGGTTCTCGAGCTGGTGCTCCTCCATGGAACACTGCTCATAGGTAAAGCCCTGGTGGCCGCCGCTTTTGGGACCTTCGAGGATGACAGCGTCAGGGAGACGGTTGTAGCGCTTTTCCCAGCGTTTACAGATGATCTTGAGCGCTTTGGGCGAAGAGACGATCGGTACCAGGGCCACATCGGGGTACCCTTCGGTGAACTCCGGCATGTTCGTCGGCAGTCCCGCCCCGGTGATGATGATGTCGATTCCCGCTTCGCAGGCATCACGGACGACACGGCCGTAGTCGTTGATGGCGTAGAGAATATTGGCCGCGAGCGGTGCATCGCCGCAGATCTTGCGCGCGTTGTCGATGATGGCGGTCAGCCCCTCTTTGGAGTAGAAGTTCTCCACGTCCAGCGGGCGGCCGGCCACCAGTTTGTGCGCATGCTCTTTCTGCTCGTAGTAGCCGGTGCCGACGGCGCTGATGACACCGAGTCCGCCCTCTTTGGAGACGGTTCCGGCCAGACGGTCCCAGCTGATGCCGACGCCCATCCCGCCCTGAACGATCGGTTTTTCAAGCGTATATTTACCGATTTTCAGCGGTTTGAAACTCATCTATTTCACCTTTACGCGGGCAAATTTGCGTTTGCCTACCTGAAGAATGTACTCGCCCGCTTCCAGCTGAAGCTGTTCGTCATCCACTTTTTCTTGATCCATTTTAACGGCTCCTTGCTTAAGGTCGCGCCGGGCCTGCGATGTAGATGCCTCAAGGCCGCAATCCTGCAAGGCTTTGGCGATCCAGACCGGGCCGTCAAGCTCGAATTCGGGCATGTCGCTCGGCAGTTCGCTCTTGGCGTGGACCCGCTCGAACTCCGCCTTCGCCGCATCAGCATCCGTTGCGCTGTGGAAACGCTCGACGATCTCCATCGCCAGCGCTTCCTTGACCTTTTTCGGGTGGGCCGCGCCGCTCTCGACATCGGCTTTGAGCTGGGCGATCTCGGCAAGGCTCTTGTGGCTGAGCAGCTCGTAGTAGCGCCACATCAGCTCGTCCGAGATACTGAGCACCTTCCCGAACATCTCCCCCGGAGCTTCGGCGACGCCGATATAGTTGTTGAGGCTCTTGCTCATCTTCTGGACGCCGTCGAGGCCCTCGAGGATCGGCATCATCAATACCGCCTGTTCCTTGCCCTTCTCGTAGGCGCGCTGCAGGTGGCGTCCCATCAGAAGGTTGAACTTCTGGTCCGTCCCCCCGATCTCGATGTCGCTGTCGAGGTGGACACTGTCAAAGCCCTGGAGCAGCGGGTAGATAAACTCGCTGATGGAAATGGGCGTGCCGCTTTTGTAGCGCTTCTCGAAATCATCACGCTCGAGCATCCGTGCGACGTTCATCAGGGTCGTGAGCTCCAGCATCCCCGCCGCGCCGATAGGGTTGATCCAGTCGGCGTTGAAGAGGACGTCCGTTTTTTCCGGATCGAGGATCTTGAAGACCTGTTCTTTGTAACTTTTGGCATTTTCCGCGATCTGCTCGGGGAGCAGCTTCTTGCGCGTCTCGCTTTTGCCGGTCGGGTCGCCAATCTGCGCCGTGAAGTCACCGATGATGAACTGGACGCGTCCGCCGATGCGCTGGAAAGCGGCCAGCTTGTTGAGCAGGACCGTATGGCCCAGGTGCAGGTCCGGCGCCGTCGGGTCGAACCCGGCTTTTACGCTGAAGGTTTTCCCCTCGTCGAGGGCCCCTTTTACCAGCGCCTCGATACGCGCTTCGTCGATGATCTCCGCCGTACCGCGGCGGATCTCAGCCAATGCTTCTGTTACTGTCATTCTTTCCCTTCACCTCTTACACGGAACGATACGCATCGTCCGTTCGAATAAACTGTATGATATGAATTTTTTGTTCAATTTTAGCGCGCAGGCGGTTAATATCCGCTTCCGAACTCTGGAACTCCAGCTCGCACAGCTGCTGGTGTTCCTGGCGTTCCTTGCCCAGCTCGATGCTGACAATCTCCGCCCCCAGCTTCGCCAGGAAGGTGAGGAAATCCGCCAGTGCCCCCTTGGCGTTGTGCATGCTGACAATCATGTGGTAGTGGAAGATGCTCTCCTGCTTCCAGCGCACGAAGAGCATCGGCTCCTCATCCTCGATCAGCGTTGCGGCGTGCTGGCACATCTTGTGGTGGATGTGCGCCTTGCCGTTACTCACAAATCCGACGATCTCGTCCCCGGCCTTGGGGTGGCAGCAGAAATCGAAAACGACGTCCGAGATCGTGTGGTTCGAGAAGAGCTCGATCGAACCGAAACGGTAGAGCTTGAGCTTGAAACGGTGTGTCGCCAGGAAGGCACCGAACTTCTTGTGCGAACGCAGCGCCTTGAGGTAGTGGTGCAGCACCTCTCTGAGGTAGTCGACGTCCCGGGCAATCATCCAGGCGTTCTGCAGCCGGTTGTGTTCGCGCAGCCACTCCCGGATGCGGGTAACGTTGAGCTGCATGACGCCGCGCATGATCAACAGGCCGCTCTTGCTGTCGATATCGCGGATGCGGTGACGGCAGTTGATGCGGATATGCTGTTTCGCCCGGGAGGTCTTGACGGCATCCATCCAGCTGCAGCGCAGCTGCTTCTCCTCGGAGGTCATGATCCGGACGATGTCGCCGTTATGCAGCTCCGCCAGCAGGCTCTTGCTCTCCTTGTTTACGAGGCACGATTCCGCCCGGTCCCCGATCTCTGTATGGACGGCGTAGGCGAAGTCGAGCGCCGTGGCACCGCGCGGGAGGGTGTAGGGTTTTCCCTTGGGGGAGAAAACGCTGATATCCTCGCTGTAGAGGTCGGTCTTCGCCAGCTCGTAGAAGTCCTCGATCGACTCCTCCTGATACTGCAGGTTCTGCAGCCAGTCGAGGTTGATGTTGTTGCCGCCGCTCTTGTACTTCCAGTGGGCTGCGACCCCCAGTTCCGCCGTCTTGTGCATCTCGAAGGTACGGATCTGCACCTCGATAATGGAGGTGTCGTCGAACACCGTCGTGTGCAGGGTCTGGTAGCCGTTCTCTTTCGGGATGGCGATGTAGTCCTTGAACCGCGACGTGAGCGGCTGGAAATGCAGGTGCACGAGCCCGAGCACGCTGTAGCACTGGGTCGGGTCGTTCACGAGCACCCTGATCGCCAGCAGGTCCAGCACCTCGTCGATGCTGATTCCCTTGCGCTGCATTTTGAGGTAGATGGAGTAGTCGTGTTTGATCCGGCTGAGGATCTCGTAGCTGCCGGGCATGATGCCGTGGCGCTCCATCAGCTTCGCGATCTTCTGGCGGAAGCCGTTGAGGCGCAGCTCGATATCGTGGTAGTTCGCCTTCAGGTAGTCGTCGATCCGTTTCTTCTCGTCGGCGAAGACATAGGTAAAGCTCAGGTCTTCCAGGAAGTTCTTGATGTAGGAGATACCGAGGCGGTGGGCAATAGGGGCGTAGACGACCAGGGTCTCCTCGGCGATGCGGCGCTGCTTGGCCTCCGGCAACGCATCGAGGGTCAGCATGTTGTGCAGCCGGTCGCAGAGCTTGACGACCAGGACGCGGATGTCCTTGATGGAGGCGAGCAGCATTTTGCGGAACGTCAGCGCGGAGACGACGAGCTTTTCATCCGAATGCGAAGGGATGAGCTCCTTGTCCCGGATCAGGTCGATCTTCGTGAGACCGTGCACCAGGTGGGCGACGTCGGAGCCGTAGCGCATCTCCACCGCTTCGATGGTGTTGGGCGTATCCTCGACGACATCATGAAGCAGCGCCGCGATGACCATGGCGCGGTCCCCGGTAATGGAGGCTACCAGCGCGGAAACAAGGATGGGGTGGACGACATAGGGTTCGCCGCTCTTGCGTGTCTGGTGCGCATGGGCGTCTTTGGAAAAAAGCAGCGCATCTTCGATCAGTTCGTCAAAGGCGATGTTTTCGTGCAGCAGCGCCGTCGCACTTTCAATATCCCGAATGGAACGGATCTGGTTGATATCAAAATTGTTTGCCATGGCTGCTCTTTGCGGTCAAATGTAGGAGCGCCCGGCGGGCGCAGGGAGGGAGGGTCAGGCTTTCTGCTTGAAGCCCTTGATGAGAACGAGGCCTTCCGCGATCTCCATCAGCGCGAGGTCGGTCGACTTGGTCGTTTTAAGGTCGAGGTTGAGCTTGCTCTGGGCACCGTTTTCCAGCTCTTTCGCGCGCTGTGCGACGGCGATGGCAAGCTGGTAGCGGTCGATGCCGGCAGTGCTGAGGGCTTTAGCGGTAATCTCTTCAAGACGAAGGTTTGTCATGGTGTTTTCCTTTGGTAAATTTCTTACTGCTGTACGATGGAGCAGTTGGTGTAATCGCCGCCGATGATCTCAAGCAGGTTCCCCTGCTTGAACATGTCGCAGACGATAATCGGCAGTTTGTTATCCTTGGCCAGCGCGATGGACGTATCGTCCATGACCTTGATGTGGTCATGCAGTGCCTGATCATACGTCAGGGTGTCCAGTTTGACGGCATCTTCGAATTGATTCGGGTCCCGGTCATAGACGCCGTCGACCTTCGTTGCTTTGATGATGACATCGGCGCCGATCTCGACCGCCCGCAGCGTCGCGGCGGTGTCCGTCGTAAAGAAGGGGTTCCCCGTGCCCGCCGCGAAGATCACGACGCGTCCCTTTTCCAGGTGGCGGACCGCACGGCGCTGGATGTAGGGCTCGGCGATCTGTTCCATTTTGATCGCCGTCTGCACCCTTACCTTCAATCCGGCATGCTCGCACGCCTCCTGCATCGCCACGGCGTTAATGACCGTCGCCAGCATGCCCATGTAGTCACCGGCGGTACGGCGGATGATCCCGTCCTTTGCCGCCGTTACGCCGCGGATGATATTGCCGCCGCCGATGACAAGACCGACCTGGATCCCCGCGTCGACGAGGCTCTTGATCTCCTGGGAGATGTAATTGAGGATCTGGGTGTCGATCCCGTGACCGGCTTCACCGGCCAGCGCTTCACCTGAAAACTTAACCAACACCCGTTTTTGACCCATCAAACACGCTCCTCTCTCTTACACCAACGACGCCAGCAGCGCGTAAAAAGTGTCTTTATAAAATCCCGCAATTATATTTTACAATCGCTTTAAAGAAGCTTTAAGAAAAGAAAATCCCCGGCATGCGGGGGAAAGAAAGTTTCAATCGGAAGCAGCGGATCCGCGCTAAAACCAGAGCTCGTCGCCGTGGCGGAGCAGATCGACGTAGTTCGCGCGCTCCAGGGCCGAAGGGTTGGGGGCCTTGGCGTAGCTGATGGCCCCGCGCATCTGGTCGAACGATTCGTACTCATGCTCCGTCATCCAGTGCTCCGCGGCCTCCAGCATCACAGCGGCATGGGTCTCCCCCCGTTCGTAGAAGACCGTTGCGGCCGCCACCGTACTCGCCCCGGCCATCACGGCCTTGACGATATCGGTTCCCTCCGTTACCCCGCCCCCGGCGCAGAACTGCAGCCCGCTCTGTCCGTAGCAGATCGCCACGGCGCGCAGGGCCGCCGCAAAATCGGCCGGGGAACTTTTGTAGAGTTTG is from Sulfurimonas sp. HSL-1656 and encodes:
- a CDS encoding DNA-directed RNA polymerase subunit omega — its product is MTNLRLEEITAKALSTAGIDRYQLAIAVAQRAKELENGAQSKLNLDLKTTKSTDLALMEIAEGLVLIKGFKQKA
- the pyrH gene encoding UMP kinase gives rise to the protein MGQKRVLVKFSGEALAGEAGHGIDTQILNYISQEIKSLVDAGIQVGLVIGGGNIIRGVTAAKDGIIRRTAGDYMGMLATVINAVAMQEACEHAGLKVRVQTAIKMEQIAEPYIQRRAVRHLEKGRVVIFAAGTGNPFFTTDTAATLRAVEIGADVIIKATKVDGVYDRDPNQFEDAVKLDTLTYDQALHDHIKVMDDTSIALAKDNKLPIIVCDMFKQGNLLEIIGGDYTNCSIVQQ
- a CDS encoding RelA/SpoT family protein, translating into MANNFDINQIRSIRDIESATALLHENIAFDELIEDALLFSKDAHAHQTRKSGEPYVVHPILVSALVASITGDRAMVIAALLHDVVEDTPNTIEAVEMRYGSDVAHLVHGLTKIDLIRDKELIPSHSDEKLVVSALTFRKMLLASIKDIRVLVVKLCDRLHNMLTLDALPEAKQRRIAEETLVVYAPIAHRLGISYIKNFLEDLSFTYVFADEKKRIDDYLKANYHDIELRLNGFRQKIAKLMERHGIMPGSYEILSRIKHDYSIYLKMQRKGISIDEVLDLLAIRVLVNDPTQCYSVLGLVHLHFQPLTSRFKDYIAIPKENGYQTLHTTVFDDTSIIEVQIRTFEMHKTAELGVAAHWKYKSGGNNINLDWLQNLQYQEESIEDFYELAKTDLYSEDISVFSPKGKPYTLPRGATALDFAYAVHTEIGDRAESCLVNKESKSLLAELHNGDIVRIMTSEEKQLRCSWMDAVKTSRAKQHIRINCRHRIRDIDSKSGLLIMRGVMQLNVTRIREWLREHNRLQNAWMIARDVDYLREVLHHYLKALRSHKKFGAFLATHRFKLKLYRFGSIELFSNHTISDVVFDFCCHPKAGDEIVGFVSNGKAHIHHKMCQHAATLIEDEEPMLFVRWKQESIFHYHMIVSMHNAKGALADFLTFLAKLGAEIVSIELGKERQEHQQLCELEFQSSEADINRLRAKIEQKIHIIQFIRTDDAYRSV